From a region of the Phaseolus vulgaris cultivar G19833 chromosome 6, P. vulgaris v2.0, whole genome shotgun sequence genome:
- the LOC137830978 gene encoding uncharacterized protein isoform X1, whose amino-acid sequence MKCASAIPARNMVLLLHHGTCFNLRSTTEPLVYKKVQGVLRSQLQTANEDTETKNRAWFVKQNHVIVICCSYSPKYLTSLKSRVLQQSSRVKCVKKVKKFKMGHHSC is encoded by the exons ATGAAATGTGCTTCTGCTATTCCAGCACGGAACATGGTTCTGCTACTCCACCATGGAACTTGCTTCAACCTTCGCTCCACCACAGAACCGCTTGTCTACAAAAAAGTGCAG GGGGTTCTCCGATCTCAGTTACAAACAGCAAATGAAGATACTGAAACAAAGAATAG AGCATGGTTTGTGAAGCAAAATCATGTAATTGTGATTTGCTGCAGCTATTCTCCAAAATATTTAACCAGTCTCAAAAGCAGAGTGTTGCAACAAAGTTCAAG GGTTAAGTGTGTGAAGAAAGTTAAGAAATTTAAGATGGGTCACCACTCTTGCTGA
- the LOC137830978 gene encoding uncharacterized protein isoform X3, which produces MKCASAIPARNMVLLLHHGTCFNLRSTTEPLVYKKVQGVLRSQLQTANEDTETKNSYSPKYLTSLKSRVLQQSSRVKCVKKVKKFKMGHHSC; this is translated from the exons ATGAAATGTGCTTCTGCTATTCCAGCACGGAACATGGTTCTGCTACTCCACCATGGAACTTGCTTCAACCTTCGCTCCACCACAGAACCGCTTGTCTACAAAAAAGTGCAG GGGGTTCTCCGATCTCAGTTACAAACAGCAAATGAAGATACTGAAACAAAGAATAG CTATTCTCCAAAATATTTAACCAGTCTCAAAAGCAGAGTGTTGCAACAAAGTTCAAG GGTTAAGTGTGTGAAGAAAGTTAAGAAATTTAAGATGGGTCACCACTCTTGCTGA
- the LOC137830978 gene encoding uncharacterized protein isoform X2: protein MKCASAIPARNMVLLLHHGTCFNLRSTTEPLVYKKVQGVLRSQLQTANEDTETKNRAWFVKQNHVIVICCSYSPKYLTSLKSRVLQQSSRFNCSS, encoded by the exons ATGAAATGTGCTTCTGCTATTCCAGCACGGAACATGGTTCTGCTACTCCACCATGGAACTTGCTTCAACCTTCGCTCCACCACAGAACCGCTTGTCTACAAAAAAGTGCAG GGGGTTCTCCGATCTCAGTTACAAACAGCAAATGAAGATACTGAAACAAAGAATAG AGCATGGTTTGTGAAGCAAAATCATGTAATTGTGATTTGCTGCAGCTATTCTCCAAAATATTTAACCAGTCTCAAAAGCAGAGTGTTGCAACAAAGTTCAAG GTTCAATTGTTCAAGTTGA
- the LOC137830978 gene encoding uncharacterized protein isoform X4: MKCASAIPARNMVLLLHHGTCFNLRSTTEPLVYKKVQGVLRSQLQTANEDTETKNSYSPKYLTSLKSRVLQQSSRFNCSS, translated from the exons ATGAAATGTGCTTCTGCTATTCCAGCACGGAACATGGTTCTGCTACTCCACCATGGAACTTGCTTCAACCTTCGCTCCACCACAGAACCGCTTGTCTACAAAAAAGTGCAG GGGGTTCTCCGATCTCAGTTACAAACAGCAAATGAAGATACTGAAACAAAGAATAG CTATTCTCCAAAATATTTAACCAGTCTCAAAAGCAGAGTGTTGCAACAAAGTTCAAG GTTCAATTGTTCAAGTTGA
- the LOC137830978 gene encoding uncharacterized protein isoform X5 — MELASTFAPPQNRLSTKKCRGFSDLSYKQQMKILKQRIGSIVQVDASVGEHHASLYLLHSTKYSLHETTDNVLSLVFILH; from the exons ATGGAACTTGCTTCAACCTTCGCTCCACCACAGAACCGCTTGTCTACAAAAAAGTGCAG GGGGTTCTCCGATCTCAGTTACAAACAGCAAATGAAGATACTGAAACAAAGAATAG GTTCAATTGTTCAAGTTGATGCATCAGTTGGAGAGCACCATGCCTCACTTTATTTGCTGCATAGCACCAAATATTCGCTGCATGAAACAACCGACAATGTTCTTTCTCTCGTTTTCATCTTGCACTAG